From the Mycobacterium noviomagense genome, the window GTTCCCGGCCGGCTCGAACCGGTACCCGGTGAGTAGGCCACCCGAACCGGTGGCGACGAAGTCCAACTCGAACGTCTCGGCGGGCAGGCCGGACGCCAGCCAGACCGCCACCGCGGGCGCGTTCTCCATCTCCCGCCTGTCGGCGACCACCGCCTGGGCCACACACCCGATCAATGCCGGCGGCTCGACCGTCTCCTGCACCGCGTTGAGAATGCCCACCGCCTCGTCGCTGTGCGACCACGACGCAAACAGCACCGCCAGCGACGGCGCCTTACCGGCGAGCCCGTCGCGCGCCAGCTCCGCAGCTTCCACCGCGGCCTTCCGCCCACCGGGCACGGTGGAAACCCCAACGCCGATCCGCACCCTTCCATGATGCGCCGCCCGGGGCGCAACGAAACGTTCAAGGCCGCAGCCGTACCGACGGTCATGGTCGGTTCGGAGGCGACAATTGGATCACCCTGACTAGGCAATTACCGAACGGCGGAGTTGATGGGACTGTTCTTGGCGCAACGAGAGTTCACGGCGTACGGCCCGTCGTATTGGGCTGTCATCGCCGTGTTCGCGGTCGGTTCAGCGCTTCTCGTCTGGGTCGGACGCTCGCAGACCGAATCGCAAGCCCGGCGCCTGGGCCGCATCCTTGGGGCGGTGACGGCCGCGATCTACGGCGTGATGCTGGTCTATTCACTGGTGCCGCCGACCATCAGCGAGTCGGTCCCACTTCGCCTGACCGATCTTGCGACCGTCGCGGCCGCCTACGCGCTGTGGTCGCAGCGACACTGGGCCTTCGCACTCACCTACTACTGGGGTCTGACGTTGAGCACCCAGGCGTTGATCTCACCGGTTCTAAAGAGCCCGGATTTCCCCAACTACCAGTTCCTCGGGTTCTGGGCGATTCACCTGCTTGTCGTCTGGGCAGCCATCTATCTCACGTGGGGTCGCAGAAGACGGCCCACCTGGCGCAGCTACCGCTTCGCGGTCATAGTCACCGTTGGCTGGGCAGCAGCTACCTTCACGTTCAACAGCATCGCGGGAACCAATTACGGCTTCCTCAACGGAAAGCCCCGCACTGCATCCCTATTGGACGCATTGGGCCCGTGGCCGGTGTACATCCTGACGGCGGCCGTGCTCATCCTCGTCGTGTGGGCCCTGATGACCTGGCCGTGGCAGCGAACAGCACGCTAAGCCGAAATCTCCGCCCGCGTCGGATACCGGGTGGACTATCCGGCCAGAATCACCACGCCGGCACAATCCAGGCCAGCCATCCGCGTCGCCGCGGCTTCGCACCGGCAACATCTCAAAACATGAGCCGTAGCCTTCTCATCCCACATCCCTTCCGCCGCAGTGAACTTTGAATATGTCGTAGACGCCGTATGTGCCGAGATTTGATGTGGTTCTGCGGGCCGGCCACACCTCGTACGGGATGCGTTGAAATACGCGCCGATCAGTGACTCTTAGCGTCCATCAATGCTTCTGAGCAACCCCCGCTGAAGATCGTTGCTGAGCTGGGCTATGTCGTCAGCTAGCCGTGCTTGGCAGTTCGCGTTAACGAACAGGCTCTGCTGAAGCAGCCGCCGTTCACCAGAGACGGTAGGAACGCTCCCGTGATGCGCAGGCAAGTGGCACGCCCATGGTAGCAATTCTGCTACCATGGGCCCTATGGCGACCATTCCGCAAAAAGAACTGCGCAACAACGTCGGCGAGGTGCTGCGCCGAGCAGAAGCAGGCGAGGAGATCACGATCACCGTTGCAGGCCGGCCGGTGGCGCAGCTTGGGCCAGCCATGCACAGGCGATGGGTCAGCGGGCCGGCGTTGCGCGCGGTCTGGCATGGCCCGGCCCCGAAAACGCTTGGGGCAGACCTTGAGCGGTTCCCAGCTTCGATCGTCAACCCGTTCGAGTAGCGGATGCGCGCGGTCCTTGACACCTCGGTGCTGATCGGAGACGAACCGCCCTCGCACGTCCAGGCCGCGATAAGCGTCGCTTCGATTGCCGAACTCCATTTTGGTGTCCTTGTCACCAGCGACGATGATGAACGGGCGCTTCGTACCGAGCGGCTGGGCGCAATCGAATCGGCGTTTGACCCGTTTCCGATCACGGTCGAGATCGCGCGAGAGTGGAGTCGGCTGTCAGCCGCCGTCAGTAACCGGGGCGGCCAGCCCCGGCGCCGCTCAATCGATCTCGTAATCGCTGCCACCGCGAACATTCAGGGCGTGCCTCTCCTCACCCACAACACCGGCGACTTTCAGATCATTGGCGATCTCGTCGACGTTCGCCATCCATCGCAGGTTCAGCAGCTTGATCCACGTGCGAGCGAGTGACCACCAACGCTGCTCACACCAGCTTGTCGCTGAAGCCGCTATTAGGCAGAGATTTCGCCTAGTGGTCCGGTGACGTGACCGGTGTGAGAGACGTGACGCGCCTGTCAATGCGGCTCATTTTGACAAACAGCGCCATCGACTCCGTAAACGCCTGCAGCGCATCGCCTTCCGCTCAGCCGCTCGCCGAGGCGCTGGTGGCGTGCCCCCGATGAATGAGTCCGCCTTTTTTAGAGCCTGTGGCCCCGGGTTTGGCCGCGGTCGCGGCCGTGCGCCGTCTAGCGGCGGCGCGACTTGCAAAAACTCAGGGTCATTTGGTCATCGAGAACCTGTGATACGACTCTCCTGTTGCTCCAGAAACGCGACTTTATTAAGCAGCCATGCAGCAATAGTTCACGTGTAGCCAGCGGGTCGAACGTTCCGAAGCGCGGCCGAAGCACACACTGAGTCCGTCTCACCGCCACTTGCCCTGATGCCAGTGCAGTACCTCACCCCAGCAGTAGAAGATCGCGCGGTTGAGGTGCAGTTGCTGCTGGCCGATCGTGGTAAGCATCGTGGACCATCGGTCCCGGATCTTCTCGTCGCCGCCCTCGCCGAAATATCTGGTCTGACAGTTCTGGCTTTGGACAAGGACTTTGAACTGATAGCACAAATGACGGGGCAACCAGTCGAGCGGCTCCGGCTCACCACGTAGCTGAGCCGCTTCACTGTCGCGGATCGGACAGCCCCGTCAGTGTGTCTACGTGGTAGCGGCTGGCCGTCCAGGGCGGCGAGTGAGCGGTCGGCCTCAGCGTGACCGTGATGCGGGATTTGCCCGCGGTCAGCGACTCTGGCACCAGGTAGGTGTCATCCAGCCAACGATGAATGCTGTTGCTGCGCGGCTGCAACCACGTCCCGGCGCGCACACCGTCGACCGCAACGTCTGCTGAT encodes:
- a CDS encoding YwaF family protein — encoded protein: MGLFLAQREFTAYGPSYWAVIAVFAVGSALLVWVGRSQTESQARRLGRILGAVTAAIYGVMLVYSLVPPTISESVPLRLTDLATVAAAYALWSQRHWAFALTYYWGLTLSTQALISPVLKSPDFPNYQFLGFWAIHLLVVWAAIYLTWGRRRRPTWRSYRFAVIVTVGWAAATFTFNSIAGTNYGFLNGKPRTASLLDALGPWPVYILTAAVLILVVWALMTWPWQRTAR
- a CDS encoding type II toxin-antitoxin system Phd/YefM family antitoxin → MATIPQKELRNNVGEVLRRAEAGEEITITVAGRPVAQLGPAMHRRWVSGPALRAVWHGPAPKTLGADLERFPASIVNPFE
- a CDS encoding PIN domain-containing protein codes for the protein MLIGDEPPSHVQAAISVASIAELHFGVLVTSDDDERALRTERLGAIESAFDPFPITVEIAREWSRLSAAVSNRGGQPRRRSIDLVIAATANIQGVPLLTHNTGDFQIIGDLVDVRHPSQVQQLDPRASE